The following proteins are encoded in a genomic region of Vicugna pacos chromosome 16, VicPac4, whole genome shotgun sequence:
- the HOXB7 gene encoding homeobox protein Hox-B7: MSSLYYANALFSKYPAASSVFATGAFPEQTSCAFASNPQRPGYGAGSGASFAASMQGLYPGGGGMAGQSAAGVYAAGYGLEPSSFNMHCAPFEQNLSGVCPGDSAKAAGAKEQRDSDLAAESNFRIYPWMRSSGTDRKRGRQTYTRYQTLELEKEFHYNRYLTRRRRIEIAHALCLTERQIKIWFQNRRMKWKKENKTAGPGATSQDKAEVEEDEEE, encoded by the exons ATGAGTTCATTGTATTATGCGaatgctttattttctaaatatccaGCCGCAAGTTCGGTTTTCGCTACCGGAGCCTTCCCCGAACAAACTTCTTGTGCGTTTGCTTCCAACCCCCAGCGCCCGGGCTATGGAGCTGGTTCGGGTGCTTCCTTCGCCGCCTCGATGCAGGGCTTGTACCCCGGCGGGGGGGGCATGGCGGGCCAGAGTGCAGCCGGCGTCTACGCGGCCGGCTACGGGCTCGAGCCGAGTTCCTTCAACATGCACTGCGCGCCCTTTGAGCAGAACCTCTCCGGGGTGTGTCCCGGTGACTCCGCCAAGGCGGCGGGCGCCAAGGAGCAGAGGGACTCGGACTTGGCGGCCGAGAGTAACTTCCGGATCTACCCCTGGATGCGAAGCTCAG GGACTGACCGCAAGCGAGGCCGCCAGACCTACACCCGCTATCAGACCCTGGAGCTGGAGAAAGAATTTCATTACAATCGCTACCTGACACGGCGGCGGCGCATTGAGATCGCGCACGCGCTCTGCCTCACCGAAAGACAGATCAAGATCTGGTTCCAGAACAGGCGCATGAAATGGAAAAAGGAGAACAAGACCGCGGGCCCCGGGGCCACCAGCCAGGACAAGgctgaggtggaggaggatgaggaagagtga